The nucleotide sequence cggcaatcttgattccagcttgtgcttcatccagcccagcattttgcatgatgtactctgcatgtaagttaaataagcagggtgacaatatacagccttgacgtactcctttcctgatttggaaccagtctgttgttccacgtccagttctaactgttgcttcctgacctgcatacggatttctcaagaggcaggtcagatggtctggtattcccatctcttgaagaattttccacagtttatggtgatccacacagtcagtctttggcatagtcaataaagcagaattcgatgtttttctggaactcttgctttttcaaagatccagtggatgttggcaatttgatctctggttcctctgccttttctaaaaccagcttgaacatcaggaagttcacggttcacgtattgctgaagcctggcttggagaattttgagcattactttactagcgtgtgagatgagtgcaattatgcggtagtttgagcattctttggcattgcctttctttgggattggaatgaaaactgaccttttccagtcctgtggccactgctgacttttccaaatttgctggcatattgagtgcagcactttcacagcatcatctttcaggatttggaatagctcaactggaattccatcacctccactggctttgttcatagtgatgcttcttaaggcccacttgacttcacattccaggatgtctggctctaggtgtatgatcacactatcgtgattgtctgggtcgtgaagattttttttgtacggttcttctatgtattcttgccacctcttcttaatatcttccgcttctgtcaggtccatcccatttctgtcctttattgagcccatctttgcatgaaatgttcccttggtatctcttaattgcttgaagagatctgtagtctttcccattctattgttttcctctttcttttcactgatcactgaggaaggctttcttatctctccttgctattctttggaactttgcattcagatgggtatatctttccttttctcctttgctttttgcttcactTCTTATATTctttgattatagtctttgcagctaaaggtggagaagctctatacagtcagcaaaaacaagactgggagctgactgtggctcagatcatgaactccttattgccaaattcagatttaaattgaagaaagtagggaaaaccactagaccattcaggtatgacctaaatcaaatcccttatgattacacagtggaagtgagaaatagatttaagggactagatctgatagagtgactgatgaactatggatggaggttcgtgactttgtacaggagagcCCGACACTGAGACTTTTACTGAAACTTCTCTTTACTCAGAGACATGGAGGGTGAAGATGTAAGTTTGTATAACTAATAAGAACCAATAAGTTCCTTCccactgtggagcacagggaactctactcaatactctaatggcctagatgggaaaagaatctatgCAAGAgcggatgtatgtatatgtataattgattcccttggctgtacacctgcaactaaCACAGAATTACCAACACAGTACATCAGCTCTACcccagtaaggaatccacctgccaatgcaagagatgaggattcattccctaggtcaggaagatcccctggagaaggaaatggcaacccaccccagtattcttgcctggagaatcccatggatacaggagcctggtgggctacagtccaaggggtcgagTTatgacagagttggacatgactgagcacacactcgtgcgtgtgtgctaagtggctttagtcgcgtccagctctttgccaccctatggactgtatcccgccaggtgTCTCtttccataagattctccaggcaagaacactggactgggttgccatgccctcctccagggaatcttctggacccaggcattgaatccgagtctcctgtgtctcctgcattggcaggtgagttctttatcaccagcaccatgtgggaagcccaagtgcacacacacacccccctataatttttctttttttaagaattacCAATGATCCTacctgcagggcagcaaaggggacacagacataaagatcAGGCTTTTGGACACAgcgggaggagagggtgggatgattcgagAGGATAGCACTGACACATATACATGACTATAGGGAAGACAGACAGCCAGGGGGAGTTTGaggtatgatgcagggaacccaaagccagcgCTCTGTGACAGGCtggagagatggggtggggagggcggtgggagggggctcaggagggaggggacacatgcatGCCTATGGCCAAGCCACGTGGATGTGTGGCGAAAACTGTCAGAATATTGCCaagtaatcatcctccaattaaaagaaattaattttaaaaaagtattaaatacatcaacaaaacattttcagaaagatGTAAGCTTGAAGGTGTCAGCAACTACCTACTCTTTAATGGGCGAGTCCCTGCTTGATGATGAACTCAATGCAAAGAAAGTCAGAATCCATGGCAGGGAGGAGAAAGACGTGGAGCTAATGACTTTGTTGAGTTTCGGGGTCCAGGCATGCCTAGAGGCTGTTCCACCCTTGGGAATTCCTCTTACGTGAAccaataaattctcttttcactgAACCCACTTTGGGTTGATGTTTGGTCTCTTTTAGTGACCTTAtttactgatttcatttccaATAACTAATGTGGCATGTAAGttactttatttcttctctcaagctcattaagaattttattaaaatatgggGAACTtgctggaagtccagtggttaggactccttgctcCCACCACCCGGGACTGGTGGTCCCGggactggatttgatccctggtctgggaactaagatccctcatgctttTCGGtgtgaccaaaataaataaatgaaaactaaagtATCAGTtaaaaagggatttttaaaaatataaatagacgTATCAGAGAAGTTTTCAGCTCACAGACGAACATTGATGGGCTCTAGTTTTATAGAAGGAAGAGTTTCTCATTCATCTCTGTGCTCCAGGATCTAAGCGAAGAGCCTGTGATCTGGGAACACGTCAGCCTGCGCCCGACAGCCTGGACTAAGGGACGCTCTGAGGCTGACTCTCCTTTGCTCCTCCTCCCTTCAGGCCTCTCAGAGCGTCTGTAAAAAGCGTTCTCCACTCTGTGTGTCCtccaaatccacagagacagtgGAAGGTCTCTGTGGTCTGGAGCTCCAGGTTAAGCCTGCCTCCTTCTCACTGTGCCAGCAACTCAGAGCAGCCAGACCTCCAAACACAAGCAAGGGCAGAAGCGGTGGGCGCCTTGCTCAGGACCAGGTCCTCCTGTTATGGCTTGAGTGGCACTTCCTCCAGTCCTTGGCATCTCCTCCTCTGGGCAGGAGCCCGGTCCACCTGGAACCAGAGCCTCCTCCAGGTTCACCAACAGCAAGAAGGAATCTGGACCTCTTTATCCTTCAGCCATCAAATGAAGAGACCCTACGCAATCCTTTGGGGGTGAGGAGAAGAGACCCCAGAAAGAAACTTTCTCTTATAGAACACCCAAGCTGTACCAGGTACTGACTTGAGATACTTCAGATGTGTTAACTGATCTAACCCTCACTCAGGGGTTAGCTCCATATTGCATATTAATTCACAAGGCACAGATGGGTCCACTGGCTTCTTGAAGACGAGACCATTAGTATAGAGAGATGTCTTGGGTTTCTCCCcctctttttggccatgctgggtctccACTGCTTCGAGGGCTTTTCCTCtggctgtggtgagtgggggccatCCTCTAGTCacggtgcctgggcttctctctTTGCGGATCCTGGGcgctgagcacaggctcagtagctatggctcatgggcttagcacGTGGGAGCCTCCTGGACCGggaatcgaacccctgtctcctgcactgacaggtggattctttatcactgagccaccaggagagacCAAGAGATATCTCGTTAGTCGTGTTGGTCTGACTTCAAAGTCCTTGCTCCGGACCACCATGTCCTGCCATCCCCAGAGGTCTTGCATGTGGTGTCTGctagtatatataatttattagtgATGAGGGAAAGACCATAGCTCCCAAAGTACAGAGGCGGTGTTAATGGATTAAGTAACATTTCTAGAGTTACACGATGGAAATTTCTCGAGTGCTTTGAGGCTAAAACCCAGGTTCATCCGTGTCCTTACATCTACCATGCGTGCTGCACTGCTTCTTTGCACAAAGCCCTTACTTCATAAatgttcaagagggaaggggctTTCTGGGGGGAGAAtcgatacatatatatgtatggtcgagtctctgctgttcacctgaaacaacAGCACTGTTAAtcgactataccccaatacaaggtaaaaagcaaaaaaaaacaaaacaaaatactatcAAAGATTTCTACCAGGCGGGAGTCAGCTTTCTGTGAcgtccttggtggcccagtggttaagacaacgcgcttccactgcagggggcgtgggtctgatccctggtgggggaactaagatcccacgtgccatgtggcatggctaaaaaggtagaaaaagaaaaaagagctttCCAGTGACAGAAAGTCCAAGTTTCATTCGGGACAATAGAATTTGAAACCAGTTCTGCGTTTAAACTCTGAGGCCAAGCTTAACTGCCACACACTACTGCCCCTTTTTCTACAGCATAGACATTGTATTGGTCAAGGGGTcaataattacttttaatttgAGGAACAAAACAGGCTTGAAGATGTTAAGTAGAATATGCAAGGAGGCAACGGAGGCAGAAAACACTGTGGCCTGAATTCTTCTGAGAGTGAGTTCTTATTAAACATTATGTTTCCTTCCAAACTAGCATAGATGTTAAAAACAATCCATGAATAAAAACATTTGGGGGGATGGAATACTCTCTGAATACTAGTTCCGGGATTCAGGATACTAACGTGAGGCTTTGTTGGGCGTGTTTCTAGTTTTTCTGTAAATTACCTGTGGGCATTTTGGTTAACCTGAAGTCCTAAGTTAGGGAGGGTGGCTCTGACCACTGCTGCATTGCTACTCACGACAGACGACTGTAAAAGCCTGATTTCCCAAGGTCTCGTGCTGACTGCTCCTCCCCTACCTCTCCATCCTCATCTTCTGCTCCTCTCTGTTGTGGTCTAAAgtggattcatttattttgttaataattgCCACAATTTCTGAGTTACCCTGAAGATGTGATATTCCTTCAGTAGATATGATTAGCAGATGgaacatttctgttttcttcagagaTAAACAGAAGCCCCAGGAGACAAAGATGAAGCTTCTTATAGGGAAGTTCATGCATTCTAGATGTCAGTGTCTCAATATACTCTAAACTCTTCTTAAAGAGAGTTAATGCAAACGGCCTCAAACGTGCTTCCAGTCATATTTCAATGTGTTTTTCCTAGACAAACAGCTTGCACATGCATGAACAATTTACAAAGCCTAACGGCTCTATGAacaattataaacagtgctattcATTGagcgtgggcttcccaggtggctcagtggtaaagaatctgcctacagtgtaggagacatgggtttgatccctgggtcaggaagatcgcctggagaagagaatggcgacccactccaggattcttgcctggagaatcccatggacagaggagcctggggggctacagcccatggggtcccaaaacagttggatatgactgagcaactaaacaaaaacatttgttgagcatAAACATAAGAGCTCCGGGAAGTGTGAATAAATGGGCATGATACATCTGTAGTCGAGAACACCGCAGCCCAGCTAATTGTAATCTTCATGATGGCTACTGAATCCTTGTCCAGCCTCTACAATTGCCAGACGTACCCGACGTCTAAATTAGGTCTGCATACGTGTGAAACTTTGGGCTCTGTATCTTACATCCCTGTAGAATATTTGCCCACTGAGCCCAGCTTCAAAACCTCCTGAGGACCCATGGTAACTGCCATCTCTCATCCTAGGCTCTTGGCACTCGCTGTCCTTTCTGCCCGCGGGGCTGCTCCCCTCAGCTCTGTGCACATATGGACCCTCACACCCTCTACGTCTCTGTTCAAACAGCGTCTTCTAGGGTCACGTCCCTCATGGTCAGAACTAACGTAGCCAGATTACCCACCCCCCATCAAATTCTCGGAAGTTATCTTGGAATTCAGACTTTGTTTAGTAAAGTCTGTTTCCACCTATAACTCTGAAGCCCACTGAAATGGACACATTCCCTTCAAGGGCCCGATGCAATCTTTTCCCAACAGCTACTGTTAGAAGTTCTCAATCCTATGGGGTTTTGTGAAGAATACACGAGTTAACACACGGACGTTCCTGCTGCTGGAGCTGGCGTACAGGAAGCACTCAATAACCGTGGGACCGTGTTCATCAGCATCGGTGTTTCTTGAACAGTTCTTcctttattttcggctgtgctggctctttgttgctgtgctcggACTTTCTGTAGTTGcgacgagcaggggctactctcggGTGTGGTGCacggcttctcactgcaggggcttctcctgttgcagagcatgggctcgcAGGTGCTGGGGCTTTGGTAgtttgcagttcctgggctctagagcacaggttccatTACTGGGCCACgggggcttagttactctgtggcaggtggggtcttcccagaccagggattgaacacgtgtctccttcatcggcaggcagagtctttactgccgtgccaccagggaagccccagtgtttgttaaataaatccAAAACCTCCACCAGAGGTTTCTTCTCCCTGCATGCACGTCACCTAGAGGGTGAAGCCCAAGTGCTCTGTCGTCTTTGCACTCAAGCTACCTGTTAGCGCTCCCTGTTGGTTCACTCACCTTCATCACACCACAGTCGTCACCCCCAGACGCTGTGCTGGGATCTGAGGGCTGAACAGACAGATCAGACCTGCTCACACCAGGATCTTCACGATGTCTTGGGACAACTTGGGAGATACCTCCTGTGGAATTGGTGGTTACGACGCCGCCACACCAGAAACTATCCTGCAGCTTTTAAAGGGATGAGGTCAGCTCCAGGCTGATACAGAATCAGCTTCAAGACATGCTATTAGTGAACATTCAGGATGCAGAATGTATGTCTAGTATGTTGCTCTTCATGTTTATCGGGGCCACACACCTACAAACGATGGTGATGACAAGATCTATTTCTTGGGACCtctcctgtggtccagtggtaaagaatctgctttccaatgtaggggacatgggttcgattcctggtcggggaactgagctCACATGACTTGGGGCCAGGAAGCCCaagctccacagcaagagaagcctggATGCCACAGCaaggacctagcacagccaaacaaagaaagcaaaaacagaaccAAGCTCTATTTCTTGGGGATCCCCCAAGAGCCTGGTCAGGTGGTTGCCTCTAAAGAAGGTCTAAGGACAAGGTGTCAGCAGTTAGagtgacttgattttttttaaccatgagaTGTATTATAAGAGTAAGTGGTAAAACACAATGCTTATCACTAAtgagaaaggagggagagagactgCCTCTGATCacaggtaagaacactgaagtgatgGTTGTCAGGCCACATAATGTCTTGGGACCGAATATGGCAGCTGCAATTTTGAGCATCATCTGGCTGGTGTTGGTCGGAGAGAGAATGGCCAAGTGGCTCCCTGCACACCGTCTTCTGTTGACAGGATCACTTAGTGTTGTGCAAAACAGTGGTCGCCATGGAGAAGGGCTGGGAAGGCTGGGTCCACGGCAAGTGGTTGAAGGACGTGAGACACTTCACATTTGCAATTGTGATTCCTTTGCTCAGAATGCCATCCCTACCTTTCCCCATGTGGGGCTCTCTCAGCTCATGCGTTACACCGTCGGCCATTTTAGCTTTTGTAATCCCCAATGCCTTATCTCAGGGCCCTTCATGCACTTCACCACAACCTTAATCCCTTAAAATGGCCTTGCCTTTTATTGgcttttttcttcatctatttttctCACATGTCAGCACCCTGCAGATACAGACTGTATCTTTCTTCTTCATCATGTATTcttgaaagtgttagctgctcagtcatgtttgacttttgatgacccccatggactgtagtctgccaggcttccctgtccatggaattctccaggcaagaatcctggagtgggttgccatttcctcctccaggggatcttcctgacccagggatcgaacctgggtctcctgcattgcaggcagattcttcaccatctgagccagcagggagacTAAGGAACCAGTTAAATTTAGAAAACCAAGCCATGGGGAGTGCTCAGTCTGGAGACAGAGGTTTTGATGCTTCAACTTTTAGGTGTCATTTTCAGCTGAAATAGGTTGAGACTCGACATTGTCAGtagtgctgccctgaaaataggggtgcaaatatcatttaaaattatgatttttcctGGGATCTAAGGCAAGGAGTGGGCTGGTTGGACAGGTAGTGGCTCTGTATTTAGCGTTTCTGGTCGGTGGTCGGAGAGAGGTGAAACCTCATTAtaattttggtttgcatttctatATGATTTCAGGAGGTGAAATTtttccactaattttttttttaagcagttgaGTAAAACTGACCTCTCCAGAGTGGCCTTTTACCATCTGCCCTGTTTTGaatctttctccatcttttttgaGGACAACTGTTTTCTCCCTTTGCCCTCCTGGCTGGTGAATATGAAGAGCCCAGTTAAGAGATGTTTTAAATTCTTGTGCCACAtggttttttggtgtgtttttttttagtaatttagttttttttccccctttggagtaaatttcatttctttttttttttttaaactttacataattgtatctaaatttcatttctgttgttctgtttgttttgggtTTACAGGAACTTGATTCAGTTCTCACAGATGTATATCTACTCTGTTCTTTTTTGgggtcttttcccatataggttctCTCAGTGTGTTCAGTAGACTTCCTCCTGCTAGTCAGTAGGTCCTTCTGGATTATCTTTGATAATagatagtgtgtatgtgttaatcccaacctcttaATGTCTCCCTTCCTCtaccttttattttaattatcataaaTGGGTTTTCTAAGTCCATTTGTAGACAGACCGGTTACTCTTCATTTTTCTATTGATAGACATTTTGGTTGATGCTGTCTATtaatttggaaaaggcaatggcaccccactccagtactcttgcctggaaaatcccatggatggaggagcttggtaggctgcagtccatggggtcgctgtcgggcacgactgagcgacttcactttcacttttccctttcatgcattggagaaggaaatggcaacccactccagtgttcttgcctggagaatcccagggacagaggagcctggtgggctgctgtctatggggtcgcacagagtcggacacgactgaagtgacttagcagcagtctatTAAATATTGTCAGTAGTGCTGCCTTGAAAATAGAGTTGCAAGTATCATTTacattatgattttctctggatctAAGGCAAGGGGTGGGCTTGCCAGATCGTGTGGTGGTTCTATATTTactgttttaaggaatctccacacagttTTCCTTCCTGGCTGCACCCACCCATTTCCCTCCGTGCCCGCACCGTAGGCAGGCTCCCTGTTCCCCTCACCCTCGGCAGCACTGAATCTTTGCAGATCTTTCggaggatggccattctgaacaGTGTAAGTTGAAACATTGCTGTGGTTTTGATTGCCATTTCTCTAACAGTGACACTGAGCATCTCTCATGGGCTTTATGGCCATTTGGATGCCTTTTTAAGACAAAGGTCTATTTATACCTCTGGCCTGTTTTTCTATTGAGTTGACTGTTTTATGATACTAAGCTGAATGAACTATTTGTTTGTTTCGAGATGAATAAATTGTTCTTAAATTTTGTCATAACCATTTTCCCCcatttgagggttgtctttttctttcatttagagtttcccttgctgtggaaaagcttttgaGGTTACTTTTATtgagttttgttatttttcatttttctaagagTGAAACCAAGAAGTTGATGTGATTGATTTTAAAACCTGTTCTGCCCATATTTTCCTCAAGAAGTTTAGAGTATCCATCCCTCCATTTAGCTCTTTAATATATTTGGAGTTTCTTTTCCGTATATGGTTAGGGAGAGATGTAATTTTATTCACTTTCCCCttgtttaagaaatctccatgctGTCCTCTGTTCTGGCTGTTAATTTACATTGCCAGCATCAATATAGaattcattttcccccaaaaccTCTCCACCATTTACTGTtggcagagtttttttttaaggtggaaagagtattttattttctaaattgatttatttattttaattggaggctaattactttacaacattgtagtggttttttgccatattttgacatgaatcagccatgggtgtacatgtgttccccatcctgaacgcccctcccacctccctccccatcccatcccccagggtcatcccagtgcaccagccctgagcaccctgtctcatgcatcgaacctggactggcaatctatttcacatatgataatatacatgttttaatgctactctctcagataatcccaccctcaccttctcccacagagtccaaaagtctgttcttcacatctgtatctcttttgctatcttgcatatagggtcatagttaccatctttctaaattccatatatatgctttagtatactgtattggtatttgtctttctgacttacttcactctgtataataggttccagtcccatccacctcattagaactgattcaaatgtgttctttttaatagctgagtaatattccattgtgtatatgtactacagctttctcatccattcgtctgccaatggacatctaggttgcttccatgtcctggctattataaacagtgctgcaatgaacattggggtacacgtgtctctttcaattctgttttctttggtgtgtatgctcagcagtgggattgctgggtcgtatggtagttctagttccagttttttaaggaatctccacactgttctacatagtggctatactagtttgcattcccaccaacagtgtaagagggttcccttttctccacaccctctccagtatttattgtttgtagactctttgatagcagccattctgaccagtgtgagatgttacatctttgtggttttgatttgcatttctctgatagtgagtgatgttgaacatcttttcatgtatttgttagcaatctgtatgtcttctttggagaaatgtctgtttagttctttggcccattttttgattgggtcatttatttttctggtattgaactgtgagctgcttgtatatttttgagattaattctttgtcagctgcttcatttgctattattttctcccattctgaaggctgtcttttcaccttgattatggtttcctttgttgtgcaaaagcttttaagtttaattaggtcccatttgtttatttttgcttttatttccattactctgggaggtgggtcatagatttatgtcagagagggttttgcctatattctcctctaggagttttatagtttctggtcttaggtttagatctttaatccattttgagtttatttttgtgtatggtgttagaaggtgctctagtttcattcttttacagtggttgaccagttttcccagcaccacttgttaaagagattgtcttttctccattgtatattctcacctcctttgtcaaagataaggtgtccataggtgcctggatttatctctgggctttctattttgttccattgatctatatttttgtctttgtgccagtaccatactgtcttgatgactgtagctttgtagtatagtctgaagtcaggcaggttgattcctccagttccattcttctttctcaagattactttggctatttgagggtttttttgtatttccacacaaattgtgaaattatttgttctggttctgtgaaaaataccattggtagcttgatagggattgcactgaatctatagattgctttgggtagtttaCTCATTTTCATATTCCTCCAtcatttgtgtcctctttgagtcttccaccagtgttttatacttttctatacataggtctttcGTTTCTTTATgtacatttattcctaagtattttattctttttgtagcaatggtgagtggaattatttccttaatttctctttctgttttctcattgttagtgtataggaatgcaagggatttctgtgtattaattttatatcctgcaagtttactatattcattgattagctccagtaattttctgatggagtctttagggttttctatgcagaggatcatgtcatctgcaaacagtgagttttacttcttcttttccaatctggattcatttctttttcttctctgattgctgtggctaaaacttccaaaactatgttgaatagtagtggtgagaatgggcacccttgtgttgttcctgactttaggggaaatgctttcagtttttcaccattgaggataatgtttgctgtgggtttatcatatatggcttttattatgttgaggtatgttccttctatgcctgctttctggctCACAAATCTACAGCATCTCTCTTCATAACAGCCCATTTCCAAGAGAATTTGGGTTTGCCAGTGTCTGAGTTCCCAATACACTGTGAACATATTCCCAATATTGTATACTATGTGTCTTTGCAGGAATCAGGATGTCGATAAACTTTGTCTCTCTGCAGATGGAGAGGTCCCTGGAGTTGGGCAACATGACGAGGGTCCAGGAATTCGTCTTGCTGGGCTTGTCCACGAGCCCAGAAACAAGGGAAGTCCTGTTTGCCGTCTTCCTGACCCTCTACCTGCTGACCCTCCTGGAGAACGCCCTCATCGTCTTCCTCGTCTGCAGCCACACCGAGCTCCACaagcccatgtacttcttcctgggcAACCTCAGCTGCCTGGAGATGTGCTACGTGTCGGTGACCATGCCCAGCCTGCTCGTGGGGCTGTGGACGGGACCCTACCACGTGCCCTTCACAGCCTGCATGACCCAACTCTTCTTCTTCATCGTCCTCATCTGCACAGAGTGCACCCTCCTGGCCTCCATGGCCTGTGAccgctacgtggccatctgcCGCCCACTGCACTACCCGCTGCTCATGCGGCCCCAGGTCTGCCTGGGCTTGGCCGGGACTTCgtggcttggtgggctgctggtCTCGGTGGCCAAGACAGCGTGCATCGCCAGCCTGTCCTACTACGGCCCCAACGTCCtcaaccacttcttctgtgacgTCTCCCCGCTGCTCAACCTGTCCTGCACCCACGTGGCCCTAACCGAGCTGGTGGACTTCCTCTCGGCCATCGTCATCTTCTGCGGGACGCTGCTTGTCTCCCTGGCCTCCTACTCGGCCATCGGGGTGACAGTGCTCCGCATGCCTTCGGCCGCCGCCCGGCAcaaggccttctccacctgcgCCTCCCACCTGGTGGTGGTGGGCATCTTCTACTCGGCAGCCCTCTTCATCTACTGCCGCCCCAGCCGCATCAGATCCATGGACCTCAACAAGCTGCTGTCGGTCATCTACACGGTGGCCCCACCCATGTGCAATCCAGTCATCTACTG is from Bos indicus isolate NIAB-ARS_2022 breed Sahiwal x Tharparkar chromosome 18, NIAB-ARS_B.indTharparkar_mat_pri_1.0, whole genome shotgun sequence and encodes:
- the LOC109572441 gene encoding olfactory receptor 6Z7-like, with the translated sequence MSINFVSLQMERSLELGNMTRVQEFVLLGLSTSPETREVLFAVFLTLYLLTLLENALIVFLVCSHTELHKPMYFFLGNLSCLEMCYVSVTMPSLLVGLWTGPYHVPFTACMTQLFFFIVLICTECTLLASMACDRYVAICRPLHYPLLMRPQVCLGLAGTSWLGGLLVSVAKTACIASLSYYGPNVLNHFFCDVSPLLNLSCTHVALTELVDFLSAIVIFCGTLLVSLASYSAIGVTVLRMPSAAARHKAFSTCASHLVVVGIFYSAALFIYCRPSRIRSMDLNKLLSVIYTVAPPMCNPVIYCLRNREVHAALLRTLRWT